Proteins encoded within one genomic window of Dermatophilus congolensis:
- a CDS encoding ABC transporter permease, with protein MSAGVVSVVEGTREDRVRERGVFRVVMARPEVGSFFGLAAVFVLFFAVSPAFRNIANVGTVLYAASTIGVVAVGVAFLMIGGEFDLSTGVAATTSGLSASLGAWYFGLNVWVGVVFALLVSVGVGFLNGWLLTRTELPSFLVTLGTFFALQGVNLGVTRWVTGSVASPTISDMQGWDSAHAVFASSVQVGPVTVRAIVVYWVVLTAVASWVLLRTRVGNWVFAVGGDPDAARALGVPVRAVQVGLFMFVGFCSWLLGMHLLFEYQVVQSGEGVGKEFVFIIAAVVGGCLMTGGYGSVVGAFTGALIFGMTQLGINYAGWNPDWFSSFLGVMLLLACVVNLYIRRRVVGR; from the coding sequence ATGAGCGCTGGCGTGGTTTCTGTGGTTGAGGGGACCCGTGAGGACCGTGTCCGTGAACGGGGCGTGTTCCGGGTTGTGATGGCACGGCCAGAGGTTGGTTCGTTTTTCGGGCTGGCTGCGGTGTTTGTGCTGTTTTTCGCAGTGTCGCCAGCGTTCCGGAACATCGCGAATGTGGGCACCGTGCTTTACGCAGCTTCCACGATCGGGGTGGTTGCTGTGGGGGTGGCGTTCCTCATGATCGGTGGCGAGTTTGATTTGTCGACGGGGGTGGCTGCTACCACCTCGGGCCTGTCGGCGTCGTTGGGGGCGTGGTATTTCGGGTTGAACGTGTGGGTGGGGGTGGTGTTCGCGCTGCTTGTTTCTGTGGGGGTTGGTTTTCTCAATGGGTGGTTACTCACACGCACCGAGTTACCGAGTTTCTTGGTGACGTTAGGGACTTTCTTCGCTTTGCAGGGCGTGAACCTTGGTGTCACTCGCTGGGTGACAGGTTCTGTTGCTTCTCCGACGATCTCTGACATGCAGGGCTGGGACAGCGCACATGCCGTGTTTGCTAGCAGCGTGCAGGTGGGGCCGGTGACGGTCCGCGCGATCGTGGTGTATTGGGTGGTGTTGACGGCGGTGGCTTCGTGGGTGTTGCTGCGCACGCGGGTGGGGAACTGGGTTTTCGCGGTGGGGGGTGACCCTGATGCTGCGCGGGCGCTGGGGGTGCCGGTGCGGGCTGTGCAGGTGGGGCTGTTCATGTTTGTTGGTTTTTGTTCCTGGCTGCTCGGTATGCATTTGTTGTTTGAGTACCAGGTGGTGCAGTCCGGTGAGGGCGTTGGTAAGGAGTTCGTGTTCATCATTGCCGCGGTGGTGGGAGGCTGTTTGATGACGGGTGGGTATGGGTCTGTGGTGGGAGCGTTCACGGGGGCGCTGATTTTCGGTATGACCCAGCTAGGCATCAACTATGCGGGATGGAACCCTGACTGGTTCTCCAGTTTCCTTGGGGTGATGTTGCTTTTGGCGTGTGTGGTGAATTTGTACATTCGGCGGAGGGTGGTTGGGCGATGA